In Cupriavidus basilensis, the following proteins share a genomic window:
- a CDS encoding LysE family translocator, which produces MTLATLLLFIFASAVTIATPGPTVLLALNNGSRHGVRKACWGMAGALAADVILVVTVAAGLGAVIAASEHAFEAIKWFGAAYLAYVGWKMLRAGKMPLTAQTVRQTEPDTAAARGRVLFSRSFLVALTNPKALLFISAFLPQFIDTSAALLPQYAILTLAQCLLNLAVMLVYAALGARIVHAFRGDGMRWLNRLSGGTLIALAGGLAFYRRAQA; this is translated from the coding sequence ATGACACTCGCCACCCTGCTGCTCTTCATCTTTGCCTCGGCCGTGACCATTGCCACCCCCGGGCCGACCGTGCTGCTGGCCCTGAACAACGGCTCCCGGCATGGCGTGCGCAAGGCGTGCTGGGGCATGGCCGGGGCGCTGGCCGCCGACGTCATCCTGGTCGTCACCGTGGCCGCAGGGCTTGGCGCCGTGATCGCCGCGTCCGAGCATGCCTTCGAGGCGATCAAGTGGTTTGGCGCCGCCTACCTGGCCTATGTGGGGTGGAAGATGCTGCGCGCAGGCAAAATGCCGCTGACGGCGCAGACGGTGCGGCAGACCGAACCGGATACGGCCGCGGCGCGCGGCCGCGTCCTGTTCTCGCGCAGCTTCCTGGTGGCGCTGACCAATCCCAAGGCGCTGCTGTTCATCTCGGCCTTCCTGCCCCAGTTCATCGATACGAGCGCGGCGTTGCTGCCGCAGTACGCCATCCTGACGCTGGCCCAATGCCTGCTGAACCTGGCCGTCATGCTGGTGTACGCGGCACTGGGCGCGCGCATTGTGCACGCCTTTCGTGGCGATGGCATGCGCTGGCTGAACCGGCTGTCGGGCGGCACGCTGATTGCGCTGGCAGGCGGGCTGGCGTTTTACCGCCGCGCGCAAGCCTGA
- a CDS encoding GntR family transcriptional regulator, whose translation MLVALGLPALHGAQASDIDCKSASGAGSVRCEDPNGNGMRCGLVTGGRPRNKHLVCDNAELSTRYERIYAEQQKLLRSGITNDADVRAWRGKRDACGSVRCLDSLFHEWWRWRDAARMRPARPAVAPSTTVAPSTAVAAPVPPKPEPAPPAQDLATPVQLAAVPESAKPSEPTAPAAADVQAPPTSIGTGQVPSEPASGTVAMSGLMSGLLAGLAAVGIGVAWVWKRKRDRRASLKHEPRPAISAGMALLYGLLIVNVLLLAFTLRSS comes from the coding sequence GTGCTCGTTGCCCTGGGCCTGCCTGCCTTGCATGGCGCACAGGCCTCCGACATCGACTGTAAGTCAGCATCCGGCGCGGGATCGGTCCGCTGTGAAGATCCAAACGGCAACGGGATGCGATGTGGGCTGGTGACCGGCGGGCGCCCGCGTAACAAGCACCTGGTCTGCGATAACGCGGAGCTTTCGACGCGCTACGAGCGCATCTATGCCGAACAGCAGAAGCTGCTGCGCAGCGGCATCACCAACGATGCCGACGTTCGCGCCTGGCGCGGCAAGCGCGATGCCTGCGGCTCCGTGCGCTGTCTTGATAGCCTGTTCCATGAATGGTGGCGGTGGCGCGATGCCGCCCGCATGAGGCCAGCGCGGCCCGCCGTTGCGCCGAGCACGACCGTTGCGCCAAGCACTGCCGTTGCGGCCCCTGTCCCGCCAAAGCCGGAGCCAGCACCTCCCGCGCAAGACCTGGCGACGCCGGTTCAACTGGCTGCCGTGCCAGAGAGCGCGAAGCCGAGCGAGCCGACAGCGCCGGCCGCCGCCGACGTTCAGGCCCCGCCGACCTCAATCGGAACCGGGCAAGTCCCGTCCGAGCCAGCCTCCGGCACCGTGGCGATGTCAGGCTTGATGTCAGGCTTGCTGGCGGGCCTCGCCGCCGTCGGCATTGGTGTGGCCTGGGTTTGGAAGCGCAAGCGAGACCGGCGCGCCTCGCTAAAACATGAACCGCGCCCGGCCATCTCCGCAGGCATGGCACTTCTTTATGGCTTGCTTATCGTGAACGTGCTGCTTCTGGCGTTCACGCTGAGGTCAAGTTGA
- a CDS encoding MFS transporter: MSKHFKRASVKTPAAPARHIAEGSDRTLLYFGWLTLFIYLATPAGFLVDIQTSYLLKNQLHATATQISTFRLMTGIPVYIAFAFGLARDQWNPLGLRDRGFFLIFAPVTAVAFLWIAFSGFSYAGLLIGMLLAMLSSRFVAAAYQGLIALVGQEKRMSGRLSALCNVVSSVPVVAGAFASGYISDHLAAKEAFILVATVTLMIAVLGLWKPASVFGQIYEQPQARGADLVGNVRRLAKHKAVYPAVLICFLWNFAPGAATALQFYLTNTLHASDSVYSYYNGIFAAAFIPTFLLYGFLCKKVPLNKLLCWGTIVAVPQMIPLAFIHSANLALVLAAPIGLMGGVATAAYLDLAMRSCPPGLQGTLMMLVDGVFALSARAGDLLGSWIYGSSPTHGFTYCVIATTVVYALILPLILLTPKELIATRDGEQNPEVEAEVLSEIRET; the protein is encoded by the coding sequence ATGTCCAAGCACTTCAAACGCGCCTCTGTGAAAACGCCGGCCGCGCCCGCTCGTCATATTGCCGAGGGCAGCGACCGAACCCTGCTGTATTTCGGCTGGCTGACCCTGTTCATCTATCTGGCAACGCCGGCCGGGTTCCTGGTTGATATACAGACGTCATACCTGCTCAAGAATCAGTTGCATGCAACGGCGACGCAGATCTCGACGTTCCGGCTGATGACGGGCATACCCGTGTACATCGCGTTTGCTTTTGGCCTCGCGCGCGACCAATGGAACCCGCTGGGATTGCGCGATCGCGGCTTCTTCCTGATTTTCGCCCCGGTGACCGCGGTGGCATTCCTCTGGATCGCGTTTTCCGGTTTCTCATATGCGGGACTGCTCATCGGGATGCTGCTGGCCATGCTGTCGTCCCGATTTGTCGCCGCAGCCTATCAGGGCCTGATCGCCCTGGTCGGCCAGGAAAAGCGCATGTCTGGGCGCCTGAGCGCGCTGTGCAACGTGGTCAGTTCCGTCCCGGTCGTTGCGGGCGCGTTCGCTTCCGGGTACATCTCCGATCATCTTGCCGCGAAAGAAGCCTTCATCCTGGTGGCGACAGTCACTTTAATGATTGCCGTGCTGGGGCTCTGGAAGCCCGCTTCCGTCTTCGGCCAGATCTACGAGCAGCCGCAAGCCAGGGGCGCGGATCTCGTTGGCAATGTCAGGCGGCTGGCCAAGCATAAGGCCGTCTATCCAGCGGTGCTCATCTGCTTTCTGTGGAACTTTGCGCCAGGAGCGGCCACTGCGCTGCAGTTCTACCTGACCAATACGCTGCACGCATCGGATTCCGTCTACTCGTACTACAACGGGATCTTTGCCGCCGCGTTCATCCCGACATTTTTGCTCTATGGCTTTCTGTGCAAGAAAGTACCGCTGAACAAGCTGCTGTGCTGGGGAACGATCGTCGCGGTGCCGCAGATGATTCCGCTGGCCTTCATTCACTCAGCCAATCTCGCGCTTGTGTTGGCGGCGCCGATCGGGCTGATGGGCGGTGTCGCCACGGCTGCCTACCTCGATCTCGCGATGCGGTCCTGTCCGCCAGGCTTGCAAGGCACCTTGATGATGCTGGTGGATGGCGTTTTCGCGCTCTCGGCGCGTGCCGGCGATCTGCTGGGCTCATGGATCTACGGCAGCAGCCCAACGCACGGATTCACCTACTGCGTGATCGCGACGACCGTGGTGTACGCACTGATCCTGCCCTTGATCCTGCTGACGCCGAAAGAACTGATTGCCACCAGGGATGGCGAACAGAACCCGGAGGTCGAGGCCGAGGTGCTAAGCGAGATCCGGGAAACGTGA
- a CDS encoding alpha/beta fold hydrolase: MQDNAQHTHTYVRIDGHRVHCVTAGSGQPVLLIPGWPQTWFAWRHVMAALAQRGFLAVAVDPPGTGHSDRPPTGYDTGATAHTLHRVMAALGHDRYQVVGHDVGMWVAYALACDHPGAVTRLALTEAVIPGLAPAPGIFAPPAENKFLWHFMFNQVADLPETLIAGREAAYLNFMFDQWSHRRDRVAVDTYIAAYSAPGGLRGGFAYYRAIPETVRQNRERAKRKLAMPVLAIGAEHATNDAPLVTLRDNAIDLRGVVVPDCGHFIMEEAPEAFMAELLPFLEAQQAGHAHVRSS, encoded by the coding sequence ATGCAAGACAACGCCCAACACACGCACACTTATGTGCGCATTGACGGCCACCGTGTGCACTGCGTCACCGCAGGCAGCGGCCAGCCGGTTCTGCTGATTCCCGGCTGGCCGCAGACGTGGTTCGCCTGGCGCCATGTCATGGCGGCACTCGCGCAACGCGGCTTCCTCGCCGTCGCGGTCGACCCGCCGGGCACCGGGCATTCCGACCGGCCACCCACGGGCTACGACACCGGCGCCACTGCCCACACATTGCACCGCGTCATGGCCGCACTGGGCCATGACCGCTATCAGGTGGTCGGCCACGATGTGGGCATGTGGGTGGCCTACGCGCTGGCCTGCGACCATCCCGGCGCCGTCACGCGGCTGGCGCTGACGGAAGCCGTGATCCCCGGACTTGCGCCTGCTCCGGGCATCTTCGCGCCGCCTGCTGAAAACAAGTTCCTGTGGCACTTCATGTTCAACCAGGTAGCCGATCTGCCCGAGACGCTGATCGCCGGCCGCGAGGCCGCCTACCTGAATTTCATGTTCGACCAGTGGTCCCATCGCCGCGACCGCGTGGCCGTGGACACCTACATCGCGGCCTATTCGGCGCCGGGCGGCCTGCGCGGCGGTTTCGCCTACTACCGCGCAATTCCGGAAACGGTGCGGCAGAACCGCGAACGCGCAAAGCGCAAGCTGGCGATGCCGGTGCTAGCCATCGGCGCGGAGCACGCGACCAACGACGCGCCGCTGGTGACGCTGCGCGACAACGCCATCGACCTGCGCGGCGTGGTGGTACCGGACTGCGGCCACTTCATCATGGAAGAGGCGCCAGAGGCATTCATGGCTGAACTGCTGCCGTTCCTGGAAGCGCAGCAGGCAGGGCATGCGCATGTCCGCTCAAGCTGA
- a CDS encoding sugar phosphate isomerase/epimerase family protein, translating into MQTIKGPSLHLAQFSDTQAPFDTLPAIAKWAAETGFKALQIPAWDERLFDVKAAAQSQTYCDEVKGTLAEHGLVISELTTHIFGQLVAVHPAYDAMCDNFAPPTLRGNPQARTAWALERLELAARASRRLGLTEMGTFSGSFAWPYLFPFPQRPEGLIEAAFDELAKRWLPVLNACDAQGVNLCYEIHPSEDLHDGATFERFLGLVGDHPRCHILFDPSHFVLQQLNYLDYIDLYRDRIRMFHVKDAEFNPSGRQGIYGGYTSWTERAGRFRSLGDGQVDFKSIFSKLAQYDYQGWATLEWECCLKNQEDGAREGVDFINRHIIRTTSRIFDDFAGATVNKAQIGRMLGIA; encoded by the coding sequence ATGCAAACGATCAAAGGCCCAAGCCTCCACCTCGCCCAGTTCAGCGACACACAAGCGCCGTTCGACACGCTGCCCGCCATCGCCAAATGGGCCGCCGAAACAGGGTTCAAGGCATTGCAGATCCCGGCTTGGGACGAGCGCCTGTTCGATGTGAAAGCCGCAGCGCAAAGCCAGACATACTGCGACGAAGTCAAAGGCACGCTGGCCGAGCACGGCCTGGTCATCAGCGAACTGACCACGCATATCTTCGGGCAGCTGGTGGCGGTGCATCCCGCCTACGATGCGATGTGCGACAACTTCGCGCCGCCCACGCTGCGCGGCAATCCGCAGGCGCGCACCGCGTGGGCGCTGGAACGCCTCGAGCTTGCCGCCAGGGCGTCGCGCCGGCTCGGCCTGACCGAGATGGGCACCTTCTCCGGCTCGTTCGCGTGGCCTTACCTGTTCCCGTTCCCGCAGCGCCCGGAGGGCTTGATCGAAGCCGCCTTCGACGAACTCGCCAAACGCTGGTTGCCGGTGCTGAACGCCTGCGATGCGCAAGGCGTCAACCTTTGCTACGAGATCCACCCCAGCGAAGACCTGCACGACGGCGCCACCTTCGAGCGCTTCCTCGGCCTGGTTGGCGACCATCCACGCTGCCACATCTTGTTCGATCCCAGCCACTTCGTGCTGCAACAGCTGAACTACCTGGACTACATCGACTTGTACCGCGACCGCATCCGCATGTTCCACGTCAAGGATGCCGAGTTCAATCCGAGCGGGCGGCAAGGCATCTACGGCGGATATACCTCGTGGACCGAGCGCGCCGGACGCTTCCGCTCGCTGGGCGATGGCCAGGTCGATTTCAAGTCGATTTTCTCCAAGCTTGCGCAATACGACTACCAGGGCTGGGCCACGCTCGAGTGGGAGTGCTGCCTGAAGAACCAGGAAGACGGTGCACGCGAAGGCGTGGATTTCATCAACCGCCACATCATCCGCACGACCTCGCGCATCTTCGACGACTTTGCTGGCGCCACGGTCAACAAGGCGCAGATCGGCCGCATGCTCGGCATCGCCTGA
- a CDS encoding TetR/AcrR family transcriptional regulator encodes MTVFWERGYEGASMSTLVEALGLASARIYAAFGSKEALFREAVALYEAGEGGFADRAMQEEESARQAIERLLNDAARTYTKRGRPHGCLVVSAASSCAIENEAVADWLAEHRRQRTQSIIDRLHAAVESGELRQDTDIAALGDLYGALLHGISVQARDGVSRARLQAMIAPAMLALDAAAAC; translated from the coding sequence ATGACCGTGTTCTGGGAGCGAGGGTATGAAGGCGCGTCGATGTCGACGCTGGTCGAGGCGCTGGGCCTGGCCTCGGCGCGCATCTACGCGGCGTTCGGCAGCAAGGAAGCGTTGTTCCGGGAAGCGGTGGCGCTATACGAAGCAGGCGAAGGCGGTTTCGCGGATCGCGCCATGCAGGAAGAAGAGTCGGCCAGGCAGGCCATCGAACGTTTGCTCAACGACGCGGCGCGGACCTACACCAAACGTGGCCGTCCGCATGGCTGCCTGGTGGTGTCCGCCGCCAGCAGCTGCGCCATCGAGAACGAAGCGGTGGCTGACTGGCTGGCGGAACATCGCCGCCAGCGCACGCAGTCCATCATTGACCGGCTGCATGCGGCGGTGGAAAGTGGTGAACTGCGGCAGGACACCGACATCGCCGCGCTCGGCGATCTGTACGGCGCGCTGCTGCACGGCATCTCCGTGCAGGCCCGAGACGGCGTCAGCCGCGCCCGCTTGCAGGCGATGATCGCGCCCGCGATGCTGGCTCTGGATGCCGCCGCGGCCTGCTGA
- a CDS encoding SGNH/GDSL hydrolase family protein, producing the protein MLAVVISLVAACGGDGGAGGSGNGSGAGAPAGGIALQVVSFGDSLSDVGTFAPIASAVGGGRFTTNPGQVWTQDVAQYYGDTLSAAFTIDITHQLHAQSGLGYAQGGATVATPANLNDFLTDVIGNVEMPVNQQVSSYLSAHGSFNANQLVLVWGGSNDVLRAGALPAAAQTVQAAAATLAQIVGQIIQNGATHVVVVNVPNVGLAPKGVASADGGANLTQLSQIFNNSLNAALQADGLQGKVIQIDSYAWENQVIASFQANGFVVSNTGVACDPAKTPHDTALLCAPATYVTANADQTYMFADDLHPATRLHALFAQFVERQIAGSGLGR; encoded by the coding sequence ATGCTTGCCGTGGTGATTTCGCTGGTTGCCGCGTGCGGCGGGGATGGCGGCGCAGGCGGCTCGGGTAACGGCAGCGGCGCGGGCGCCCCGGCGGGCGGCATTGCTCTGCAAGTTGTCTCGTTTGGCGACAGCCTGTCGGACGTCGGGACCTTTGCGCCGATCGCTAGCGCGGTCGGCGGGGGGCGATTCACAACCAATCCGGGGCAAGTGTGGACACAGGACGTTGCGCAATACTACGGCGATACGCTAAGCGCCGCGTTTACGATCGACATCACGCATCAGTTACATGCGCAAAGCGGCCTGGGTTATGCGCAGGGCGGCGCTACGGTGGCAACGCCGGCAAACCTGAACGATTTTCTTACCGACGTGATCGGCAACGTCGAAATGCCCGTCAACCAGCAGGTTTCGAGCTACTTGTCCGCACACGGGAGCTTCAACGCTAATCAGCTGGTGCTGGTCTGGGGCGGCTCGAACGACGTGCTTCGCGCCGGGGCACTGCCGGCCGCGGCGCAGACCGTGCAGGCGGCGGCAGCCACCTTGGCTCAAATTGTCGGACAGATCATCCAGAACGGCGCCACGCATGTCGTCGTGGTCAATGTCCCGAATGTCGGACTGGCGCCCAAAGGCGTCGCCTCGGCCGACGGCGGGGCAAACCTGACCCAGCTATCGCAAATCTTCAACAACAGCTTGAACGCTGCCTTGCAGGCCGATGGCCTGCAAGGCAAGGTCATCCAGATCGATTCTTATGCATGGGAGAACCAGGTCATCGCGAGCTTTCAGGCCAATGGCTTTGTCGTGTCAAACACCGGCGTCGCCTGCGATCCCGCGAAAACGCCTCACGACACGGCCTTGCTGTGCGCGCCGGCTACCTACGTGACGGCCAATGCCGATCAGACCTACATGTTCGCCGACGACCTTCATCCGGCGACGCGCCTGCATGCATTGTTCGCCCAGTTCGTGGAGCGGCAGATCGCCGGGAGCGGTCTTGGTCGCTGA
- a CDS encoding DUF3562 domain-containing protein: MRTESQSSMIARISEALKVPVEEVERAYLAAWHELQADAKIHDYLPLFAARRVTEAFRRQRQSAALPPPPVPASAVPPRYV; encoded by the coding sequence ATGAGAACCGAATCACAATCCTCAATGATCGCCAGGATATCCGAAGCCCTGAAAGTCCCGGTGGAGGAGGTGGAGCGCGCGTATCTCGCCGCCTGGCACGAGCTTCAGGCCGACGCCAAGATTCACGACTACCTGCCACTGTTTGCCGCCAGGCGCGTGACGGAGGCGTTTCGCAGACAGCGCCAATCCGCAGCGCTGCCACCCCCGCCTGTTCCGGCATCGGCCGTGCCGCCGCGCTACGTTTAG
- a CDS encoding CDP-diacylglycerol diphosphatase, producing MLLVLCMAPSAWADADVGLLAMFAKDGLWRNVQARCLVPGAPQHPDCVVVDRDKGFVLYKDAIGRSHFLVIPDHRVTGVEDRGVWEDGAANPWAFGWDVRRFVGRARARPLPDGILGLAINAKAARSQEQMHIHLDCISRDARDFVAGARARIGTTWTALRFMGKPVQAVFVPSPQGAMSINPFLLIKHRLGEAASAVPDRGVFVTYVADAADRGGFVIVDQPVDRAAGSNGHASDFLDRQCKLAQEDVQEDAPAALE from the coding sequence ATGCTGCTGGTGCTATGCATGGCGCCGAGCGCCTGGGCCGATGCGGACGTCGGGTTGCTTGCGATGTTTGCCAAGGACGGGCTGTGGCGTAACGTGCAGGCGCGCTGCCTGGTGCCCGGCGCGCCGCAGCACCCCGATTGCGTGGTGGTGGACCGTGACAAAGGCTTTGTGCTCTACAAGGATGCAATCGGCCGCTCGCACTTTCTCGTCATTCCGGATCATCGGGTGACTGGCGTGGAGGATCGCGGCGTGTGGGAGGACGGCGCGGCGAACCCGTGGGCATTCGGCTGGGACGTGAGACGGTTTGTCGGGCGGGCACGCGCACGGCCGTTGCCCGATGGCATCCTGGGGCTGGCGATCAATGCAAAGGCGGCGCGCAGCCAGGAGCAGATGCATATCCATCTGGACTGCATCAGCCGGGATGCCAGGGACTTTGTCGCTGGTGCGCGCGCGCGTATCGGCACCACCTGGACGGCGTTGCGGTTCATGGGCAAGCCGGTACAGGCGGTTTTCGTGCCTTCGCCGCAGGGAGCGATGTCCATCAATCCATTCCTGCTCATCAAGCATCGTCTTGGCGAGGCGGCGTCAGCCGTGCCGGACCGGGGCGTGTTTGTCACCTATGTGGCGGATGCCGCGGACAGGGGCGGCTTTGTCATCGTGGACCAGCCGGTCGATCGTGCGGCTGGCAGCAACGGCCACGCCAGCGATTTCCTGGATCGCCAGTGCAAACTGGCGCAGGAGGACGTGCAAGAAGACGCGCCAGCGGCGCTTGAGTAA
- the pstS gene encoding phosphate ABC transporter substrate-binding protein PstS has protein sequence MTPTLSWQNVKRSATLTSLLISLFASCAPCAHAGDITGAGSTFVYPLLVKWAATYYTKTGQEVNYQPTGSGNGIRQIKAANVTFGASDMPLKPDELRAAGLVQFPLVVGGVVPIVNLDGVAAGQIRFTGQLLADIYLGKIANWADPAIGAINPGIHFPNQKILVVHRSDSSGTTFNWADYLSKVSDEWKGSVGSGTTVKWPAGVGANGNEGVATYIKNVKGAIGYVELTYALQRKLPYTAVRNRDGAFIEPARESFSAAVASADWSQHPDFYQVITDAPGMQAWPITGAVFVIMPKSPKDPAGARAALAFFRWALNDGQADAAAEHYVALPPALVKQIEAYWGENLK, from the coding sequence ATGACTCCGACCCTCTCTTGGCAAAACGTGAAACGCAGCGCCACGCTCACCAGTCTGCTCATCAGCCTGTTCGCCAGCTGTGCGCCTTGCGCGCACGCGGGCGATATCACCGGCGCGGGCTCCACCTTCGTCTATCCGTTGCTGGTGAAATGGGCGGCCACCTACTACACCAAGACCGGCCAGGAGGTGAACTACCAGCCCACCGGCTCGGGCAACGGCATCCGGCAGATCAAGGCAGCCAATGTCACGTTCGGCGCCTCCGACATGCCGCTCAAGCCCGATGAATTACGCGCAGCCGGGCTGGTCCAGTTTCCGCTGGTTGTCGGTGGCGTGGTGCCGATCGTCAACCTGGATGGCGTAGCCGCGGGCCAGATCCGCTTTACCGGCCAACTGCTGGCGGATATCTACCTGGGCAAGATCGCCAACTGGGCTGACCCGGCCATCGGCGCGATCAACCCCGGCATCCACTTCCCCAATCAAAAGATCCTGGTCGTGCATCGCAGCGACAGCTCCGGCACAACCTTCAACTGGGCCGACTACCTGTCCAAGGTCAGCGACGAATGGAAAGGCAGCGTGGGCTCGGGCACCACCGTCAAATGGCCGGCAGGCGTCGGCGCCAACGGCAACGAGGGCGTGGCCACCTACATCAAGAATGTCAAAGGGGCGATCGGCTATGTCGAGCTAACTTACGCACTGCAACGCAAGCTGCCCTACACGGCCGTGCGAAACCGGGACGGTGCGTTTATCGAGCCCGCGCGGGAGAGCTTCAGCGCAGCGGTGGCGTCCGCGGACTGGAGCCAGCACCCCGACTTCTATCAGGTCATCACGGACGCGCCCGGCATGCAGGCATGGCCAATTACCGGCGCCGTGTTCGTGATCATGCCAAAGTCCCCGAAGGATCCCGCCGGCGCCAGAGCCGCGCTCGCGTTCTTCCGCTGGGCACTGAATGACGGGCAGGCCGACGCCGCGGCAGAGCACTACGTGGCGCTGCCACCCGCGCTGGTCAAGCAGATCGAAGCCTACTGGGGAGAGAACCTGAAGTGA
- a CDS encoding alpha/beta hydrolase — translation MPCHQANTPARWLRQATLSLTLLLCTLAARAQTAPQVVDIPTRPGVTQRFLYLAPAQPTAAVILYAGGHGGLNIYPNGGIAWGAGNFLVRSRQLFVDNGFAVAVIDAPSDRLSWPYLSGFRLSAEHAEDTKAVIAWMRSHTNLPVWLVGTSRGTQSVASTAIRLADDGGPDGIVLTATILRDDRGQQVPAMALDKLKIPVLVVHHEQDGCKQCPYDEVQGLMDKLAKAPKAGLIHFAGGKSVGDPCEAMSYHGFNGIEPQVVKAVAGWMAEK, via the coding sequence ATGCCTTGCCACCAAGCAAACACGCCGGCGCGATGGCTGCGCCAGGCCACGCTCAGCCTCACGCTGCTGCTCTGCACCCTGGCTGCGCGCGCGCAGACCGCGCCACAAGTCGTTGACATCCCGACCCGCCCGGGCGTGACGCAGCGCTTCCTGTATCTGGCGCCCGCACAGCCCACGGCCGCGGTGATCCTTTACGCGGGCGGGCATGGTGGCCTGAACATCTACCCCAACGGGGGCATTGCCTGGGGTGCCGGCAATTTCCTGGTGCGCTCGCGCCAACTCTTCGTCGACAACGGCTTCGCGGTTGCCGTCATTGATGCGCCGAGCGACCGGCTGTCCTGGCCCTACCTGAGCGGCTTCCGCCTGTCCGCCGAGCATGCCGAAGACACCAAGGCTGTGATCGCCTGGATGCGCAGCCACACCAACCTGCCCGTCTGGCTGGTCGGCACCAGCCGCGGCACCCAGTCGGTGGCGTCCACCGCGATCCGGCTAGCGGACGATGGCGGCCCCGATGGCATCGTGCTGACCGCCACCATCCTGCGCGACGATCGCGGCCAACAGGTGCCGGCGATGGCCCTCGACAAGCTCAAGATTCCCGTGCTCGTGGTTCATCACGAACAAGATGGCTGCAAGCAGTGCCCGTACGACGAGGTGCAAGGTCTGATGGACAAACTGGCCAAAGCCCCCAAGGCCGGATTGATCCATTTCGCCGGCGGCAAAAGCGTTGGAGACCCGTGCGAGGCCATGTCCTACCACGGGTTCAACGGGATCGAGCCGCAAGTGGTGAAAGCGGTGGCGGGATGGATGGCGGAAAAATAA
- a CDS encoding helix-turn-helix transcriptional regulator, with product MNYANNNLDNPTGSPGDRILFLLKTKGAASTTQIAQALGGTVEAARQQVQKLLAAGLIEGRQQGASGAGRPRQDWTLTASGHGRFPDTHAQLTIQLIGSVRQLFGEQGMDKLIGQRESETRAQYLAAVAGQGELPQRLATLAALRCAEGYMARLEQDGNDWLLIEDHCPICAAAQTCQGFCRAELRIFQEVVGAQATVTREEHLLSNARRCVYRVSAAAQAA from the coding sequence ATGAATTATGCAAACAATAACTTGGATAACCCTACAGGGTCTCCGGGTGATCGCATCCTGTTCCTGCTGAAGACCAAGGGCGCGGCATCGACCACGCAAATCGCCCAGGCGCTGGGCGGCACCGTCGAGGCCGCGCGCCAGCAGGTGCAGAAGCTGCTCGCCGCCGGGCTGATCGAGGGCCGCCAGCAAGGCGCCAGCGGCGCAGGCCGGCCGCGCCAGGACTGGACCCTCACCGCCAGCGGGCACGGCCGCTTTCCCGATACCCACGCGCAACTCACCATCCAGCTGATCGGATCGGTGCGGCAGTTGTTCGGCGAGCAAGGCATGGACAAGCTCATCGGCCAGCGCGAGTCCGAAACCCGCGCCCAATATCTGGCGGCCGTCGCCGGCCAGGGCGAGTTGCCGCAGCGGCTGGCCACGCTCGCCGCGCTGCGCTGCGCCGAAGGCTACATGGCGCGCCTTGAGCAAGACGGCAACGACTGGCTGCTGATCGAAGACCATTGCCCGATCTGCGCCGCTGCGCAGACCTGCCAGGGGTTCTGCCGGGCAGAGCTGCGGATCTTCCAGGAGGTCGTCGGCGCGCAAGCCACCGTCACCCGCGAAGAACATCTGCTGAGCAACGCGCGGCGCTGCGTGTATCGGGTCAGCGCCGCAGCGCAGGCGGCATAG
- a CDS encoding RidA family protein: MQAARTQHASRQLAMLNPLGLYDPSANGYSHVAMVAPGAGLVCVAGQGGERVDGSLPDSFEAQVRQAFDNLGVALAAAGAQLRHVAKLTVLVVDHDEARLAVLAAAVERAWGDAPKPACTLIPVPRLALDGMLFEVEALAVAEGSTSSASSGAV; the protein is encoded by the coding sequence ATGCAAGCCGCTCGTACCCAACACGCATCGCGTCAGCTCGCCATGCTCAATCCGCTTGGCCTCTATGATCCCAGCGCCAACGGTTATTCCCATGTGGCGATGGTCGCGCCCGGCGCGGGCCTGGTCTGCGTGGCCGGGCAGGGTGGGGAGCGCGTGGATGGCAGCCTGCCGGACAGCTTCGAGGCGCAGGTGCGCCAGGCGTTCGACAACCTGGGCGTGGCGCTGGCCGCCGCGGGCGCGCAACTGCGCCATGTGGCCAAGCTGACCGTGCTGGTGGTGGATCACGATGAGGCGCGCCTGGCCGTGCTGGCGGCGGCGGTGGAGCGGGCCTGGGGGGACGCGCCCAAGCCGGCGTGCACCTTGATTCCGGTGCCGCGGCTGGCGCTTGACGGGATGTTGTTCGAGGTGGAGGCGCTGGCCGTGGCGGAGGGCTCGACGTCTTCCGCGTCCTCCGGCGCGGTGTAG